In Reichenbachiella agarivorans, one genomic interval encodes:
- a CDS encoding saccharopine dehydrogenase family protein, with protein sequence MSKVLIIGAGGVGRVVAYKCAQNNNVFTQICLASRTKSKCDLIAEDIKTRLGVTISTAQVDADHVPELVKLIKEVQPELVINVALPYQDLTIMDACLETGVHYLDTANYEPQDEAKFEYSWQWAYQDRFKQAGLTAILGCGFDPGVTSIYTAYAAKHHFDTIEYLDIVDCNGGDHGKAFATNFNPEINIREVTQKGRYWENGQWVETEPHEIRKDLTYPSIGKKASYVIYHEELESLVKNFPSLKRARFWMTFGDEYLTHLRVIQNIGMASIEPINYEGKEIVPLQFLKAVLPDPGSLGDNYVGETSIGCRIKGKKDGQDKTYYVYNNCSHQAAFDETRAQGVSYTTGVPAMIGAMMLLTKKWSGAGVFNVEEMNPDPFMEQLMTQGLPWVEVHDGDLEL encoded by the coding sequence ATGTCTAAAGTCTTAATCATCGGTGCAGGTGGCGTGGGGAGAGTTGTCGCCTACAAATGCGCACAAAACAACAATGTTTTTACACAGATTTGTCTCGCCAGTAGAACCAAGTCCAAATGTGATTTGATCGCTGAGGACATCAAAACAAGATTAGGCGTCACCATCAGTACTGCACAAGTAGATGCTGATCACGTGCCCGAATTGGTTAAATTGATCAAGGAAGTTCAGCCAGAGTTGGTGATCAATGTAGCTCTACCTTATCAAGACCTGACAATCATGGATGCATGTCTAGAAACGGGTGTGCACTACCTAGATACTGCTAATTACGAGCCACAGGATGAAGCCAAGTTTGAATACAGTTGGCAGTGGGCTTACCAAGATAGATTCAAGCAAGCAGGTCTTACAGCCATATTAGGTTGTGGTTTTGATCCAGGTGTGACCAGTATCTACACGGCCTATGCAGCCAAGCACCACTTTGATACCATCGAATACCTAGATATCGTCGATTGCAATGGCGGAGACCATGGCAAAGCATTTGCTACCAATTTCAACCCAGAGATCAACATCAGAGAGGTGACCCAAAAAGGACGCTACTGGGAAAATGGACAGTGGGTAGAGACCGAGCCACACGAGATCCGAAAGGACCTGACTTATCCAAGTATAGGTAAAAAGGCCAGCTATGTGATCTATCATGAAGAACTAGAGTCACTCGTTAAGAATTTTCCATCCCTCAAAAGAGCCAGATTCTGGATGACATTTGGGGATGAGTACCTGACACACCTCAGAGTGATCCAAAACATCGGTATGGCGAGCATCGAACCAATCAACTATGAGGGTAAAGAGATTGTTCCATTGCAATTCTTGAAGGCAGTATTACCTGATCCAGGTAGTTTGGGTGACAACTATGTAGGTGAGACATCCATTGGTTGCCGTATCAAGGGTAAAAAGGACGGTCAAGACAAGACCTATTATGTGTACAACAACTGTAGCCATCAAGCAGCCTTTGATGAGACCAGAGCACAAGGTGTGTCTTATACCACCGGTGTACCTGCGATGATAGGTGCGATGATGTTGCTGACCAAAAAATGGTCAGGAGCAGGTGTGTTCAATGTCGAGGAAATGAATCCAGACCCATTTATGGAACAATTGATGACGCAAGGTTTGCCTTGGGTTGAGGTGCATGATGGTGATTTGGAACTTTAA
- a CDS encoding sensor histidine kinase — protein sequence MNNTEAYKEIFNSIIEGILVFKHGKVILVNPQCVKLFGYSMEEFVGMSVEDFVPSAKRTHHQHTRSQYMQHPISKQMGVGRDLEAVRKDGSLFPVEISLNPALIGGEEAIIVHVIDISVRKKAEIALKRSEEQLIEYAAELEKRVEERTRELEEVVNDLKQSNIHLEEEIIERIKAENEANKALSKERELNEMKSRFVSMASHEFRTPLSTILSSAALIARYTTSETQENRDKHINRIKANVSELTSILNEFLSLEKIDAGKMHVEKVRVEIGALVTELVSELSTITKEDQHILFTIPSDSCYLVTDPQILRQVLTNLLSNAIKYSDQGSEIHLLVQSDDYGLVFQIKDQGMGIPENDQKYLFGKFFRAHNSHHIQGTGLGLNIVQKYLELLDGKISFESVEGKGSTFTVKFNN from the coding sequence TTGAACAATACAGAAGCGTATAAGGAAATATTCAATTCGATTATCGAGGGGATTCTCGTGTTCAAACATGGGAAGGTGATTTTGGTCAACCCTCAGTGTGTAAAATTGTTTGGTTATTCGATGGAAGAGTTCGTTGGAATGTCAGTGGAGGACTTTGTTCCCTCTGCCAAGCGGACTCACCATCAACATACTCGCTCCCAATACATGCAACACCCGATCTCCAAACAAATGGGAGTGGGGAGAGATTTGGAGGCAGTGCGCAAAGATGGTTCTTTGTTTCCAGTGGAAATTAGTTTGAATCCTGCGCTTATTGGTGGCGAAGAAGCCATTATAGTCCATGTGATAGATATTTCTGTTCGCAAGAAAGCCGAAATCGCACTGAAACGCAGTGAAGAGCAATTAATTGAGTATGCTGCTGAGTTGGAAAAGCGCGTAGAGGAGCGAACCCGAGAACTCGAAGAAGTGGTCAATGATCTCAAGCAGAGCAATATCCATTTGGAAGAAGAGATTATAGAAAGAATCAAGGCTGAAAATGAGGCCAACAAGGCACTGTCCAAGGAAAGAGAACTCAATGAAATGAAAAGTCGATTCGTGTCTATGGCTTCTCATGAGTTTAGAACTCCTCTGAGTACGATTTTGTCATCTGCTGCCTTGATCGCAAGATACACTACCTCCGAGACTCAAGAGAATAGAGACAAACACATCAACCGAATCAAGGCCAACGTCTCTGAACTGACCAGTATTCTCAACGAGTTTTTGTCTCTAGAAAAAATTGATGCAGGCAAGATGCATGTTGAGAAGGTTCGTGTAGAAATAGGCGCTTTGGTTACCGAACTGGTTTCGGAATTGAGTACGATTACCAAGGAAGATCAGCATATTTTGTTTACCATCCCATCGGATAGCTGTTACTTAGTTACTGATCCACAGATATTGAGACAGGTACTCACCAATTTGCTCTCCAATGCAATCAAATATTCTGATCAAGGCTCTGAAATCCATTTGTTGGTGCAATCAGATGACTATGGATTGGTGTTTCAGATCAAAGATCAGGGCATGGGAATTCCTGAAAATGATCAGAAATATCTGTTTGGTAAGTTTTTCCGAGCGCACAACTCTCACCATATCCAAGGGACTGGTTTGGGTCTAAACATTGTTCAAAAGTACTTAGAGTTACTTGATGGCAAAATCAGCTTTGAAAGTGTAGAAGGGAAAGGATCCACTTTTACTGTCAAATTTAATAATTAA
- a CDS encoding universal stress protein, with protein sequence MQAGSFNILILTDFSIVSKAAVRWGYEWSRHPSSKVTLLHAYRLITQNNLGGDTAIEIKEQIIQENQTKYQMLQNEFNLDSVSSWDFRLELGFIHHVAAQVSKECHANLVIMGCDMMKQSVLSNDLFNIIQSLPIPILLVSSEQTDPVKTHTTDLIIPCQKDKFTKNPDLYIRRLSHADEKALLLYHHDTDPKQLLDSLHALSSKVANFN encoded by the coding sequence ATGCAAGCAGGTAGTTTCAATATTTTAATTCTCACAGATTTTTCGATCGTCTCCAAGGCGGCAGTTAGATGGGGCTATGAGTGGTCTCGCCATCCTTCATCCAAAGTAACATTACTCCATGCCTACAGATTGATCACACAAAACAACCTCGGTGGAGACACAGCCATTGAGATCAAAGAACAGATCATTCAGGAAAACCAGACCAAATATCAAATGCTTCAAAATGAGTTCAACTTAGACTCTGTATCCTCTTGGGATTTTAGACTAGAACTAGGTTTCATTCATCATGTAGCAGCTCAAGTTTCAAAGGAATGTCATGCCAACTTGGTCATCATGGGTTGTGACATGATGAAACAGTCTGTCCTCTCCAATGACTTATTCAACATTATTCAGTCCTTGCCCATACCTATTCTATTGGTGAGTTCTGAACAAACTGATCCAGTCAAAACTCATACTACAGATCTAATCATCCCTTGTCAAAAAGATAAATTCACAAAAAACCCAGACTTATACATACGACGATTAAGTCATGCCGACGAAAAAGCATTGCTTCTATATCATCACGATACAGACCCCAAACAATTACTAGATTCGTTGCATGCGCTATCCTCCAAAGTCGCTAATTTTAATTAA
- a CDS encoding T9SS type A sorting domain-containing protein, which translates to MQKKALFLWVILLSCSLVDVLHAQLLVSPIGHRTAIESTKNARILATGDTLELPFWDDFSWSLLHADSSLWNIENSQNVFINLTMAIKPPSIGVATFDGTNALGLPYSDETTALDNDILESKPINLANLEAADNVYLSFYWQREGYAEKPEPDDSLFVSFLNADEKWIVMYDGDLIGLDSSNYQWYKKSIHIKDPQFLHGGFKFKITGHGNPTGPFDVWHVDYVILDKNRTIANESIKDFTISTQPTSLFKSYSNIPFDQFFTYPDTIFASPSFTLTSLSTDANNPDFNFIVRDFLNGNTLSDEPQNTSQLPLQGVDYQQDYEVSPLTMAHFTPFQNLDSLFLESEITFISNDEPYYRVNDTVRFYTEIHETLSYDDGTAEFAAGVNLTTGEIAVQYSLPSPDTLTHVDIFFPIIYPLPDVATINLLIYKDLSEEAVATLRKQEYSVSYADSLNKFSRYELTTPVVLPAGEFYISMKQYTNSYVPIGLDKNTNNASKFYYKTGGDWIQNSDLNVPGSIMMRAIFADNDHVVMVTEEESEQATFTLYPNPANQQLNIAGEVDQVLIIDLAGKTHIISDKNKIPTGQLPNGIYVVKITSRDQVSTHKLVIRH; encoded by the coding sequence ATGCAAAAAAAGGCACTTTTCCTTTGGGTCATCCTACTGAGCTGTAGCTTGGTGGATGTATTGCATGCGCAGCTGTTGGTCAGTCCTATCGGACATCGCACAGCAATTGAAAGCACAAAAAATGCCCGAATTTTGGCTACTGGAGATACACTAGAACTACCGTTTTGGGATGATTTTTCATGGTCACTCTTACATGCTGACAGTTCTTTGTGGAATATTGAGAATAGTCAAAATGTATTCATCAACCTGACCATGGCGATCAAACCACCCAGCATAGGTGTAGCAACCTTTGATGGTACCAATGCACTGGGATTGCCTTACTCTGATGAAACTACAGCCTTGGACAATGACATCCTTGAGTCCAAACCAATCAATTTGGCCAATTTAGAAGCTGCTGACAATGTGTACTTGAGCTTCTATTGGCAAAGAGAAGGCTATGCAGAAAAGCCCGAACCAGATGACTCTTTGTTTGTCTCCTTTCTAAATGCAGACGAAAAATGGATTGTGATGTATGACGGTGACTTGATAGGACTTGACAGCAGTAATTATCAATGGTATAAAAAAAGTATTCACATCAAAGACCCACAGTTTTTGCATGGGGGTTTTAAATTCAAAATCACTGGTCACGGCAACCCTACCGGTCCTTTTGATGTATGGCATGTGGATTATGTAATATTGGACAAAAACAGGACTATTGCCAACGAATCTATCAAGGATTTTACCATCTCGACACAACCTACCTCGCTGTTCAAAAGCTATAGCAATATCCCCTTTGATCAATTCTTCACATACCCTGACACCATTTTTGCGTCTCCTTCATTCACACTGACGTCCCTATCAACTGATGCCAACAATCCTGATTTTAATTTTATTGTCAGAGATTTCCTCAATGGAAACACTCTATCTGACGAACCTCAGAACACTTCGCAACTACCGCTACAAGGAGTGGATTATCAGCAGGATTACGAAGTATCGCCTTTGACCATGGCTCATTTTACTCCTTTCCAAAATCTAGATTCTCTATTTCTGGAATCAGAAATCACATTCATAAGCAACGATGAGCCTTACTACAGAGTCAACGACACGGTGCGATTCTATACTGAAATACACGAAACACTCTCTTATGATGATGGGACTGCGGAATTTGCTGCGGGAGTGAACCTAACCACGGGTGAAATAGCTGTGCAATACAGTCTTCCTAGTCCAGATACGCTCACACATGTGGACATATTCTTTCCAATCATCTATCCTCTACCAGATGTGGCAACCATCAATTTATTAATCTACAAAGACCTATCCGAAGAGGCTGTTGCAACCCTTCGCAAACAAGAATACAGTGTCAGTTATGCGGATTCACTCAACAAGTTCTCTCGCTATGAGTTGACTACTCCGGTCGTTTTGCCAGCGGGTGAGTTTTATATCTCGATGAAGCAATACACCAATAGCTATGTCCCCATCGGATTGGATAAAAACACCAACAATGCCAGCAAATTCTACTACAAGACAGGAGGAGATTGGATTCAAAACAGTGACCTCAATGTCCCTGGCTCCATCATGATGAGAGCTATTTTTGCTGACAATGATCATGTCGTGATGGTAACCGAAGAAGAGTCTGAACAAGCCACATTCACACTCTACCCCAATCCCGCCAATCAACAGCTGAACATTGCAGGAGAAGTCGATCAGGTACTGATCATCGACTTGGCAGGAAAAACACACATCATCAGCGATAAAAACAAAATCCCAACCGGTCAATTGCCGAATGGGATTTATGTAGTCAAAATTACCAGCAGAGACCAAGTCTCCACGCACAAATTAGTAATTCGTCACTAA
- a CDS encoding DUF4136 domain-containing protein: MNKLIFFASCLFYLVITACSSQKDFVIESDYSYNGQFKKYKTFDFIVMSEHDSLIHKELIESTIASRMHAQGYRYKMEKPDLLITYKIFQENFAMKGYTQPSFEKWVGEDWSERLMVDDKFVRSSSNNMSAEYNDQKYYMYDGTMLISFFDRRKRQTVWQGYASGVFSQGDATSERSVKLATAKIFREFKIVANGYIIKKDV, encoded by the coding sequence ATGAACAAACTGATTTTCTTCGCATCCTGCCTGTTCTACTTGGTGATTACTGCTTGTTCCAGCCAAAAGGATTTCGTCATAGAGTCTGACTACAGCTACAATGGTCAATTCAAAAAATACAAGACCTTTGACTTTATTGTCATGAGTGAGCACGACAGTCTCATTCACAAGGAATTAATAGAAAGTACCATTGCTTCGAGAATGCACGCACAGGGCTACCGCTATAAAATGGAAAAACCAGACCTACTCATCACCTACAAAATCTTCCAAGAAAACTTTGCAATGAAAGGCTATACCCAGCCTAGTTTTGAAAAATGGGTAGGCGAAGATTGGAGCGAAAGGTTGATGGTAGATGACAAATTTGTCAGAAGCTCTAGCAACAACATGTCAGCAGAGTATAACGATCAGAAGTACTATATGTACGACGGCACCATGCTCATTTCCTTTTTTGATAGACGCAAGAGACAAACCGTTTGGCAAGGATATGCATCTGGCGTCTTTAGCCAAGGTGATGCTACCTCTGAGCGAAGTGTCAAACTCGCTACAGCCAAAATATTCAGAGAATTCAAGATTGTGGCCAATGGCTACATCATCAAAAAGGACGTGTAA
- a CDS encoding PASTA domain-containing protein produces the protein MEQNEEKKKTSKTKFLKHLGFATATMIFLIYAVFKFYFPLITNHGESMTVPNLEGISLADLDEYLEERDLRYEIEEDSGYSAQYPPLTVLKQFPMANSKVKQGRKIYITLNAVKPPVVKIPSLKGRSLKNAQLELRSLGLELGEIRYQPDFALNTILAQYHEGKAIQAGQEIAKGSIIDFEVGDGLGNQNFQMLNLKNLSLDEAIFVLRGFGLNVGDVYYEKSGHISTQYTNDQGETAYKKETVNPGKVFKQNPASDMTARIGQSIDLWVVEIDSAALGNTPSLELAE, from the coding sequence ATGGAGCAAAACGAAGAAAAGAAAAAGACAAGCAAAACAAAATTTTTGAAGCACCTGGGCTTTGCCACGGCTACAATGATCTTTTTAATTTATGCTGTATTCAAGTTTTATTTCCCTCTCATCACCAATCATGGTGAAAGCATGACCGTTCCTAATCTGGAAGGCATCTCACTGGCTGATTTGGACGAGTATTTGGAAGAGAGAGATTTGCGCTATGAAATTGAGGAAGATTCTGGCTATTCAGCACAATACCCTCCGTTGACCGTATTGAAACAATTCCCCATGGCCAACTCGAAGGTAAAACAAGGACGAAAAATCTACATCACGCTCAATGCCGTGAAACCACCTGTTGTCAAAATCCCTTCGTTGAAGGGGCGTTCCCTCAAAAACGCTCAATTGGAATTGAGGAGTTTAGGATTGGAGTTGGGTGAAATCAGGTACCAGCCAGATTTTGCACTGAACACCATCTTGGCACAATACCATGAGGGCAAAGCCATCCAAGCAGGTCAGGAGATCGCCAAAGGGTCTATCATAGACTTTGAAGTAGGCGATGGTCTGGGTAATCAGAATTTTCAGATGCTCAACCTCAAAAACCTGAGCCTAGATGAAGCAATCTTCGTGTTGCGTGGATTTGGTCTCAATGTAGGTGATGTCTATTACGAGAAAAGTGGACATATCTCTACTCAATATACCAATGATCAAGGGGAAACAGCTTACAAAAAAGAAACAGTAAATCCTGGAAAAGTTTTCAAACAAAACCCCGCTTCAGATATGACTGCCAGAATCGGTCAAAGCATTGATCTATGGGTAGTAGAGATTGACTCTGCAGCCTTGGGAAACACGCCGAGTCTAGAACTAGCTGAATAA
- the bcp gene encoding thioredoxin-dependent thiol peroxidase: MELQVGDAAPAFEGKNQNGENVKLSDYAGKKLVLYFYPKDNTPGCTTQSCNLRDNYQDLLAKGYEVLGVSTDTEKSHIKFIEKQNLPFDLIADTDKAIHEMFGTWGEKQMYGRTYMGTLRTTFVINEKGIIEEIIGKVKTKDHSAQILGA; the protein is encoded by the coding sequence ATAGAACTACAAGTAGGGGATGCTGCTCCAGCATTCGAAGGAAAAAACCAAAATGGTGAAAACGTGAAATTGTCTGATTATGCAGGTAAGAAATTGGTATTGTATTTTTATCCGAAGGACAATACACCAGGATGTACTACCCAGTCCTGTAATTTAAGAGATAACTACCAGGACTTGCTGGCTAAGGGCTATGAGGTCTTAGGGGTGAGTACTGATACCGAAAAATCTCACATCAAATTCATCGAAAAGCAGAATCTGCCTTTTGATCTGATTGCAGATACGGACAAGGCTATTCATGAGATGTTCGGAACTTGGGGTGAGAAGCAAATGTACGGCCGTACCTATATGGGGACACTCAGGACTACCTTTGTGATCAATGAAAAAGGCATAATAGAAGAAATCATTGGCAAGGTGAAGACGAAGGATCATAGTGCACAGATATTAGGTGCCTAG
- the ddlA gene encoding D-alanine--D-alanine ligase, translated as MANEKINVGILFGGKSAEHEISLRSARNVIDALDLTRFVPVLIGITKDGRWLYSSEAKLIQGEGENLSLNSDCQEVALVPHSTGQFHYVASGELAEKVDAIFPILHGPLGEDGATQGLLKLADVPFVGCDVLGSAVGMDKDVMKRILRDADLPIGKYIALRAHEKRPTFKYIQSELGLPVFVKPANMGSSVGVSRAETEAEYNKALDEAFAYDRKIVIEQFIDGREIECAILGNEFPEASVPGEISFSHNFYSYEAKYLDDKGYQIDIPAKIDDKQIARIQKIAIETFQVLECEGFSRVDVFLTRDNRILVNEINTIPGFTKISMYPKLWEASGVTYTNLISKLIDLAIDRHQKIAGLRTSI; from the coding sequence ATGGCTAATGAAAAAATCAACGTAGGAATCCTATTTGGAGGGAAATCAGCTGAACATGAGATTTCGCTTCGCTCTGCAAGAAATGTGATCGATGCTCTTGATCTCACGAGGTTTGTACCCGTGTTGATTGGGATTACCAAAGACGGACGTTGGTTGTACAGTTCTGAAGCCAAATTGATTCAAGGAGAAGGGGAGAATCTCAGTCTCAATTCGGACTGCCAAGAGGTGGCCTTGGTGCCACATAGTACAGGCCAATTTCACTATGTAGCTTCAGGGGAGTTGGCAGAAAAAGTGGATGCGATATTTCCTATTTTGCACGGGCCTTTGGGTGAAGATGGTGCGACACAGGGGTTGCTCAAGCTAGCAGATGTTCCCTTTGTAGGCTGTGATGTACTAGGCTCTGCTGTAGGTATGGACAAGGACGTGATGAAGCGAATCTTGAGAGATGCGGACTTACCGATTGGGAAGTACATTGCATTGAGAGCACATGAGAAAAGACCTACCTTCAAATATATTCAGTCTGAATTGGGTTTGCCTGTTTTCGTGAAGCCAGCCAATATGGGGTCGTCGGTAGGAGTCAGTCGTGCCGAGACCGAAGCAGAGTACAACAAAGCTTTGGATGAAGCCTTTGCATATGATAGAAAGATTGTGATTGAGCAGTTCATTGACGGTCGTGAGATCGAGTGCGCGATCTTGGGTAATGAATTTCCAGAAGCCTCTGTTCCTGGTGAAATTTCTTTCTCTCATAATTTTTATTCTTATGAGGCCAAATACTTGGATGACAAAGGTTATCAGATTGACATACCAGCCAAGATAGACGACAAACAAATCGCCAGAATACAAAAGATAGCCATAGAGACTTTCCAAGTGTTGGAGTGTGAAGGCTTCTCCAGAGTGGATGTGTTTCTCACCCGAGACAACCGCATTCTGGTCAACGAAATCAATACCATTCCTGGATTTACCAAGATCAGCATGTACCCCAAACTCTGGGAAGCCAGTGGAGTTACCTATACCAATTTGATTTCCAAACTGATAGATCTTGCCATCGATAGACATCAGAAAATTGCTGGATTGAGGACGTCTATTTGA
- the nspC gene encoding carboxynorspermidine decarboxylase, producing MSLNTIPSPCFVLEEEKLRRNLALIQDVSQRAEIDIILAFKGFSMWSAFPIVREYISGATASSLNEMLLCNEHMKTASHTYCVAYADQDFDQICEGSSHLTFNSLQQFERFKHKCAEQKVSVGLRINPEESDVETALYNPASPHSRLGITKDELSGGLPEGVEGLHVHVLCESTSYALEKVLKAVEEKFGHLLPKAQWLNLGGGHLMTRKGYDTDHLVQILRDFKTKHDLKIILEPGSAFAWETGFLKTTVLDVVSRNGVNTAIIDASFTCHMPDCLEMPYRPNLIEGSREVEGKKFLYRLGGVSCLAGDFLEEYGFDQELKIGDSITFLDMIHYTMVKTSTFNGVPHPSIGILTPGGTFKIVKEFGYEDFRNRLS from the coding sequence ATGAGTTTAAATACTATTCCATCTCCTTGCTTTGTCTTGGAAGAAGAAAAATTAAGAAGGAATCTAGCACTGATCCAAGATGTAAGTCAAAGAGCCGAGATAGATATTATTTTGGCTTTTAAGGGATTCTCTATGTGGAGCGCTTTTCCTATCGTGCGTGAGTATATCAGTGGTGCTACTGCCAGTTCTCTCAACGAGATGTTGTTGTGCAACGAGCACATGAAGACTGCGTCGCATACTTATTGCGTAGCCTATGCGGATCAGGATTTTGATCAAATATGCGAGGGATCGAGTCATTTGACATTCAATTCTCTGCAGCAGTTTGAGCGATTCAAGCATAAATGTGCTGAGCAGAAAGTGTCGGTGGGTTTGCGGATCAATCCTGAAGAGTCAGACGTAGAGACAGCGTTGTACAACCCTGCATCCCCACATTCCCGCTTAGGGATCACCAAGGACGAACTTTCTGGGGGACTTCCTGAGGGAGTAGAAGGGTTACATGTGCATGTGCTTTGCGAGAGTACTTCTTATGCACTGGAAAAAGTATTGAAGGCAGTTGAAGAGAAGTTTGGACATCTGCTACCCAAAGCCCAATGGCTCAACCTCGGTGGAGGACATTTGATGACCAGAAAGGGTTATGACACAGATCACTTGGTGCAGATTTTACGTGATTTCAAGACCAAGCATGATTTGAAAATCATCCTGGAACCCGGAAGTGCCTTTGCATGGGAGACGGGATTCTTGAAGACCACAGTGCTGGACGTAGTGAGTCGCAATGGAGTCAACACGGCCATCATTGATGCATCATTCACTTGTCACATGCCTGATTGTCTGGAAATGCCGTACAGACCCAATTTGATCGAAGGTAGCAGAGAAGTTGAGGGCAAGAAGTTTCTCTATCGTTTGGGTGGTGTCAGCTGTTTGGCGGGAGATTTCCTAGAGGAGTATGGTTTTGATCAGGAACTGAAAATAGGGGATAGCATCACCTTTTTGGATATGATCCATTATACGATGGTCAAGACCTCTACCTTCAACGGAGTCCCTCATCCGAGTATAGGCATCTTGACGCCAGGGGGGACATTCAAGATAGTAAAAGAATTTGGTTACGAAGATTTTAGAAACAGATTGTCTTAG
- a CDS encoding response regulator, translating into MQQILLIEDNDSVRENTAEILELAGYGVLTASNGKEGIEMLRQEIPDLIICDIMMPGLDGYGVLHIVMKNPVTSHIPFIFLTAKAEKSDMRKGMNLGADDYLTKPYDDVELLDAVEARLHRTRHIQKDYETSVSGLDNFFNDAKQIQSLKDLSKEKKLRTYKKKMNLYHQGDFPNHLVYIKSGKVKTYKTNTDSKELITGLFGKEEFLGFNDLITQSDHSEGAMAIEDVEAYFIPKDDFLQLIYKDRSVASSFIKILSKNIKEIEEKMLHLAYNSVRQRVAEALLSVKKNFGDEKDSFSLSREDLSNIVGTSPESVIRTLSDFKNEKLIEIQSNKIKLLNTEGLAIIISRGY; encoded by the coding sequence ATGCAACAAATACTACTGATCGAAGACAATGACAGTGTTAGAGAAAACACCGCCGAGATATTAGAACTGGCAGGCTATGGAGTCTTGACTGCCTCCAATGGCAAAGAAGGGATCGAAATGCTCAGACAAGAGATTCCAGATCTGATTATATGTGACATCATGATGCCTGGACTAGATGGCTATGGAGTGCTTCACATCGTTATGAAAAATCCAGTAACCTCACATATACCTTTCATATTTTTGACCGCCAAGGCAGAAAAATCTGATATGAGAAAGGGAATGAATCTAGGTGCAGACGACTACCTGACCAAACCATACGATGATGTAGAGTTGCTCGATGCAGTGGAGGCCAGGCTCCACCGTACACGACATATACAAAAAGACTATGAGACCAGCGTGTCAGGACTGGATAATTTTTTTAATGATGCCAAGCAGATTCAAAGCCTAAAGGATTTGTCCAAAGAAAAAAAACTTAGAACATACAAAAAGAAAATGAACCTCTATCATCAGGGGGATTTTCCTAATCACTTGGTCTATATCAAGTCTGGAAAAGTCAAGACTTACAAAACCAATACAGATAGCAAAGAGTTGATTACCGGATTGTTTGGCAAGGAAGAGTTTCTGGGATTCAATGATTTGATTACCCAGTCGGATCATAGTGAAGGAGCCATGGCAATAGAGGATGTTGAGGCCTATTTTATACCTAAGGATGATTTTTTGCAGTTGATATACAAGGACAGATCAGTAGCGAGCAGTTTTATCAAGATCTTATCCAAAAACATCAAGGAAATCGAAGAGAAGATGTTACATCTTGCTTACAATTCGGTCAGGCAACGTGTGGCGGAGGCACTTTTGTCGGTGAAGAAGAATTTTGGAGATGAAAAGGATTCTTTCTCCCTCTCTAGGGAGGATTTGTCTAATATTGTCGGGACTTCTCCAGAATCTGTGATACGTACCTTGTCAGATTTCAAAAACGAGAAGTTGATAGAGATACAATCGAACAAGATCAAGCTGCTCAACACGGAGGGCTTGGCTATTATTATTTCAAGAGGATACTAA